atgaattacagtatagaAATTGATCACTTAAATAATTCTTCTACATACAAATTCTTACTTACAGATGGATCCGATGATGGTGGCGCCGTTGCTTATGTCaatgtcattggatccaaaactATATCTTATAAACAATGGTTCAGTTTTCACAGCAGACGTCAATACCTtattaacagctctaaaatatataataaaaaataacaaatataaaacacataATCTTTATTTTTTGCCTCTAGACAATTATAAAATGTCTATTCAACATCCACTATATCGAAATAATTGAAtgatataataatcttgctactggtcaattcAACATCGTCTTAAAAGTCACATTGGTGATCTACTTCAGAAGTGGGACGCCTACTTAGGGATCAGTAAATAGCATGAATTTAAACCACCAAATGGTTAcgcctacttgggttgtcaatccagatttgaacagGTTATTTTGAGAAATAAAACCCATCATAGTTGCCATTCTAGATGTACACATGAATATCTTTTAAGAGGTGAGGATCATCCATTCCATATCTTTGTGGTGAAAAAACAACCACTGTCAAGCATGTACTGCTTGACGGTATTGATTTTTCCATTACAATGGGTCGATATGTCGCGGTTTTGTAATGTATGTCTTCGTTTAAGCATAGATCTTTTTTATAAACGAGGAATCAATTGAtcaattttaaaatgtattgtaATTCGTCAGTGATATTAACTGGGTAGAATGATTAACTATAATTTGTGCCTCTACCTTGAAATCGGGGTGAAATAGCGTAAAATAATTCTTCTCTGGGTATGGGTTCGTAAGTTCCATTTCATTCAAAGTATTTTTCATTCTCTAAATTTTAATAGAAGCATATTTGTTCTTCTGAAGCATGGCTAGTTGCTAAACAATCCCAACTTCCTACAGGTATTGTATTTTAAATCCAGTTGGAgtgcatgcaggtagcaaaagcaaTGCCACTTTGACCTTACTATGGTCatctactttcagttgctggcgatccaTAGCCCGTTTCCATATTGTATTGTTCTAATCTAAATAAATGTTATCGTTTTATGATCACATTCTAGTTTTACCttatattctagtatttttactgttcaACGGGATTAAATTTCCAAATATATTCATCTTTGGTTGTTCacgatatcactgaaatattgccgaagtgACGATATATATTTACTCATTCGTTTCACAATAAACTTCTTATTGCCCTCTATGTGCTGGTTATGACCCAGGTGTTTAGCAGTGTCGGATACAGCAGATGAAGTCAACCATGAGTGATAATGCTCTACACCAACAACAGAAAATACATGCCGTAGAAACAGTATTGTGTATGTCTTCTGAAATCAACTGATAGACTTTCTATAGATAATACGTGGCTACATTCTGTTTGCAATGACAAATGAAAAAATACTGGTTTAACATAGATACCCTTGCAAAAGCAGGACTATACCTCGTGTATTTTAATATTGCATTGTGGATCGATAGGTTTTATTACTTAATCTCTGTTATCTCTGAAACTTGACAGTTTGACAGCATTGTTCTACATACAAATGTACAGCGAAAGTGTCCCAGTACAAACGTAAaaggtttgggttttttacAACAATTTCAATCTAAAGACACAAGGGTGAAATAATGAATTCGCAGTGATCTATTATTTCACAGTATGAACGAGTGAGGCATCGATTGTTCACACTGAGAATGGGTCCCTGGTCCTTGTAATCTCTTTCATGCATAACGTCATAAAACAAAGATAACAACTTTATTGTTCCCTTACACAGGGACCACGTTCCAGGACAATGGCTGCACATCTCGGGGGTATTTCTTCACAGCCCATATATGGTTGGTTCTGCGTTATGTTTTGAAACTGTTAACTCAAACGGGATTTTACTGAGTGTTGGTGAATAACACCACAGTTACTTTGTGGAACCATGGACAACTTCAGAAGCTGTCGTTGCCCCAAAGCTCGCTTGTGTGGATATTTCCACATTGCGGAGTGATACAGATCATTTCGGTTGCCTATTTCGTTTCTGTCTGGGTGTAGTCTCACGTCTGGAATTGACTTACGTCAGATTTCTAGAGGGTACCACGGGTATGATCAGATGAAGGATGTGGTGTGTTTGTCTAATGCTGATGCTGACACTTAGTGTATGTAATGGAGCATCCATTCACGATGCGAGACGTTTAAAAAGTTACCTGTTCTCAAACTACACATCCGAACACAGACCACTGAACAACCAGAGCGAAACAGTCAAGGTGTCTGCAATTGTGTACCTGTTAGACATAACTGACTTTGACGATGTGAAACAACAGTTCATATGTAATGCTATATTCTACATCAAATGGAAGGATGAATTCTTGGTCTGGGATACTGAGGACTTTGGTGGtatcaaacatttcacattcaACAATGGCTACAATGCATGGTTTCCAAGTATAACGGTGACCAACACACTCGAAAAGCGAGACGTTTTCAAGGAAGATACTCAACGCATGACAGTTTACAATAACGGGGCCGTGTTGTGGTTACCATCCGCCATCTTGAAGACATCTTGTCCACTCAGTATCCACGCTTTCCCCTTTGACATCCAGGAATGTTCCATATACCTCATGGCCGTGCATTACACGGTCGAAGAGGTGGAACTTGTGACTGGAAGTGATAAAGTCTTCGTTGATCGATTTCAAAGAAGCGATCAGTGGGAATTACTGGACACCAGTTTATCATCAATCAGGACTGGTGATGTGGACAAGTGGCACATTACACTCACCTTTCAGCGTCGACCGCTGTTCTACATCCTCAACGTCCTCATCCCCATCGTCATCCTGTCCATTCTCAACGTTGCCGTCTTTGCTGTTCCTATTGAATCTGGTGAAAAACTCTCCTTTGCCGTAACAGTGCTTTTGTCTCTTGTAGTCTTCATGACGTTTGCAAGTGAACTCATCCCGAAGACGTCGACAGGGATATCCATGTTGACGCAGTATCTAACAACGGTGACAGCTTCTAGTGCCATCAACGTCATACTGACCATCATTGTTCTGATCCTGCACAACAGAGAGAATACTGAAGACATTCCAAAGTTTTTTCAGAGACTTGTTTCCTTAGTTCGTAAGGTATCATGCAGGAAGATTTATGTCTTGGACGCCACGTCCACAGGAAGGTCGGTGGAATGGAAGGATGTTGCTGATGCACTAGAGTATTTCTTCCTAA
The window above is part of the Haliotis asinina isolate JCU_RB_2024 chromosome 1, JCU_Hal_asi_v2, whole genome shotgun sequence genome. Proteins encoded here:
- the LOC137274982 gene encoding acetylcholine receptor subunit alpha-1-A-like — translated: MWCVCLMLMLTLSVCNGASIHDARRLKSYLFSNYTSEHRPLNNQSETVKVSAIVYLLDITDFDDVKQQFICNAIFYIKWKDEFLVWDTEDFGGIKHFTFNNGYNAWFPSITVTNTLEKRDVFKEDTQRMTVYNNGAVLWLPSAILKTSCPLSIHAFPFDIQECSIYLMAVHYTVEEVELVTGSDKVFVDRFQRSDQWELLDTSLSSIRTGDVDKWHITLTFQRRPLFYILNVLIPIVILSILNVAVFAVPIESGEKLSFAVTVLLSLVVFMTFASELIPKTSTGISMLTQYLTTVTASSAINVILTIIVLILHNRENTEDIPKFFQRLVSLVRKVSCRKIYVLDATSTGRSVEWKDVADALEYFFLRVLMIFVIVYTSGFFVNLFSRVNVPNAN